The Fibrobacter sp. DNA segment GCTTTTGAGCCGGCCTTTTCAATCCAGTTGACTGTTTCACGAGCGTCTTCATGCTCGTTATAGTAGGATATCGCCACATCAGCACCCTCCCTGGCAAAGGCTATGGCAACAGCCCGTCCGATCCCGCTATCTCCGCCGGTGATCAGGACTTTTTTATTTGTCAGTTTGTTACCTCCCTGATAGCTAAGCTCCCCATGGTCTGCAGGTGGGTTCATGTCTTTTTCCAGTCCTGGCCATTGCTGTGTTTGTTCCGGGGGAGTAACCTTTTGACCGATAAGAGGATTGAAGTCTATGTTTAATCCGTGATGTTTCTGCATAGGATGGCTCCTTTGAGAAGATTTTCAGCGAATTATGTGCCTGTTTCCCTTTGAAGGTAACGAATCATTATTCATGCCTGAAGACAGGCACGGGTAAGAGTGCTATGCGGAAACAAATGTACTTTACAGTAACACACTTACACGTCAATTTTGAGAACAAGGTTCCAGATCCCAGGATATCAACTCCGGATTCCTGAATTGCTTTTACAGGAATGATATCAGGTCAAAACGGCATAATTCAAAAAAAATGATCAGAATAGGGTATTCTGATCATCAAAAAGCCGGGGGAAAGATTTGGCTAATCTGAAATGCTAATCAAACAGAAACTATTTCTTTAATACCTTCAACAACTCTGCTCCGCTCTCATCTTTTACCCTTCCAGCGAGCGCCCCCTTTATCTCAAGCAATACAGCCTCTGTCACAAGCCAGCACTCAAGCCCTTTTCGCGGGCATCCGATCACCTGATGTTTTCCTCTGCCGGCTCCGGCGTGCATGTGAAGCACCGGTTTGTTTTCCTCATTTCTGAAAATGGTGCCTGTACCGATTATCTCATGTGCCTCTGTAAACTGCTCTACCTGGGGACGAAGGGGTCTCTCGGAGTCATTTCCCGGTCCTACGACAACACCTCCGTTTTTTACCCCGCCAATAATCCAGATAACTCCTGCCTCTACAGATTCTTTCTCGCAGAGGTTCTCTATTTCCTTGTAAATAGTATCGTTCTCCTCGAAGCGGAGAACAAATGTTCTTCCTGTCGAACCCGATGAGTATTGCATGGCTTACCTTTCGTTTGAGTCTGGGGAGGTTAAAAATGTCTCTGTTCAGAACAGGTAAAATTAATAATTAACAATTAAAGTTCAATGTTTTAAAGAGGCCTTTAAGATTTTAAACCCGGGATCTGGTACGAAATCGGCTTTTTTGGGTTTAATTGATGGGGATGGTGGCGGGGTTGGGGGGATGATCGTAAATCAGAAGAATTAAGTTTAGATGTATACAGTAGTGTAGCAGGGCTGATGGTAAGAGCTGAAAAGGAAAATTGTTAGTTGTGTATAGTGGGGGATTTGGAGTCAGGAAACGGCAATGGTTGTGGTATGATTGTTATTTGTAAATATCGATTTATCCTTGATGGGGATATCAGGAAACGGGAATTATTCTGGGAAGGGTGGTGTAAGGTTCCTTGTTTCATCTCCGGGGTGAATTATTGATTTTGGTGAGGCTTCGTTTTAAGCGGTTAAGGCACTTTTTCACCCCGGAGGTGAATTAGTAACCCCCGGAAAAAATGAATCCAATACAGCGAACTGTTCATAGTCAGGAAACAATCATGACCATAATCTGATCAATATCGATCGGGTTTTATGTCCCGCGTAAAGATGTCAGGAAACAGAATCTGCCCTGGGTAAGGGTCTTTATATCCTTAATTCATCTCCGGGGTGAATTAAGAACCTCAGCAAGACCTCATTTTAATCGATTAAATCACTCTTTCACCCCGGAGGTGAATTAGTGACTCGACGGCTTAGGGTTTCTCCTTGAAGAAGTATTGCTTTTTTCTGGAATTTTCATCGACCCGATCGCTGGCAGGAAATCGGATGAGATTTTTTATTTGAGGGATTGTGTGGTTAGGAAAGATGTGGTTTTGACTTAATCGCTTAAGTCATTGGTTCACCCCAAAGGTGAATTAATCCCTGAGACCTTTCATCTATATCAAATATGTTTCCCCTTATACCATATACATGTTATTATACATATCCATTATTATAGTTCGCCAAATCCCCAAAAAACACCTAAACTGCAAACTTGATTTAAGTAAAGGATCGAACGATTAGCTCTGAAGCTTCGGGGGAATTAGCAGACTTTTCCATTATAAATCGTCACCCAGAGACAAAGAATGGGTGACGATTTCAAAATATCAATAATGAAGAGAATCGATGGGTTTACTTGCTCTTTCTTCTTATAAGATGACCCACGTGCCCGACTTCCTCTGAAATAAGCCTGTCGATCTGGGCTTTTCCCATGCTCGCCGGCACAACCTCTTTCATGGAAGAATAAACCACTATCGACTCTTTTTCCATTTCTATGGCTTTGTTCAGAATATCATCGGTTGTAAGGAGTCCCTCTATTCCGGCACTCTTGGAGTTGAAAACCATACTGTCGGCCAGGGATTTCAAATACAGGTATACCACGTTGTCAAGATCAAATTCTATCTCCTGCTTTGCCCCTTCCGGAAGTTTGTCACGAAGTTCCTGAAAAAGTTTAATATGCTGCCCCTCCCAGTCTGCCAGTTCTGTAAAGAGTTTCTTCATCGATTCATCCTCTGTGCCGGCGGCTGCTGCAGCATAGAAGTCGTGACCATTTTTCTCGATCTGAATACCGATTTCAAAAATCTCCCCTGCATTGAAAACTTTTGCCATATTGACCTCGTTTTGATGAATTGGTGAAATAAGGAAAATAAATGATTACGATGCGGTTTAGAATAACGTTTCCTCATTGAACGCTGTGGAAATCAGATGAGACTAACAATTTATACATATTTGATTGCTTGATCCGTGTTTCTTTCAGGCTGTCTGATGAATACGGACAGAAAGAAAAATCTGTATTGATGGATTTCAGGCTCCATGCAAATCCTCACGATTTCATTTCTTGCCTTGATCATCATGCGCTCCATCAAAAAGCGATTATATTTGCCGGATAATTAGGCCTGTGATATATTTTTAGATGCTTTAATTTCAGATGAATTCTTATGCGCAATGATAAAATTATCTCACTTCTGATAGCATTGTTGATTCCGGTTTGCAGTCTCACCACCCAATGCTGCGACAACGCGAGCCAAATCCAGGAAATCCATTTTGTGGCTCAGCCTTGCAGCAGCCATGATTGCGACAGACATGATAAGCCACACGGATGTACATCTGAGAACTGTCAACACAAAATCTGTTCCGATCAATCTGCACTTGGTGAATACGTTTCTAAAAACCAGGTCATGTTTGAGGCTGTTTTATCCGCACCGGAGAAATTCGTCGATCTGTTTTTATTACCCGGAAATAAAACCTTTTCTCATGTCTCCTTCCTCATTCCACCTTTGATACCTGATCGACATTCCACAGTTCTTCGTATCTGAGATTCCTTCTATTTCGTTTTACAAAATATAGCAGATTTCCTTTTCTGCTCTTCTGTTTTTGTGTTCTGATTCTCTTGTATTTCTTTACAATATGAAAGGGAAACTATGATAAGATGGTTCCTCATGGCCATAATGTGCTGGACAATATCCCAGGCAGATGCATCTCCTGATACAAAAGACTCCTTGTCCTTTGCAGAGGCTCGCGAAATAATTCTCTCCGGAAATGCTGGACTCAGGTCCGCGAAAACTGAAATCGATGCTGCAAAAGCCGGTGTTCATCAGGCGGGCACATTTCCCAATCCCGATATCGAGGTTTCACTTGAGAAGTTTGGTGCAGATGAAATCGAAGCTTCTGTCGGGCAGACTTTTGAACTTGGCGGAAAAAGAAAACACAGAACCGAAGCTGCGCAAATAGAGGTAGATGTCTTAGTAAATGCGGGAGAGATCGCCAGGCTTGAGCTCGAAGCAGAAATTATCCGAAGGTTTATCCCGATAGCAACAACAACTCATAAAATGGATGTGCTTGATTCAATTATCAAAATTACCGAATCGACAAGAGACCAGATCCAGCGCAGGGTAGAGGCCGGAGGTGCCAGGACCACTGATCTGGTTCGGATTGAAATAGATATCGAGCAGCTCCAGCTTGAGCGCAAGGAACTGCTTCTTGAAAATAAACAGGCAAGAATGAAATTTGCGGCACTGGGGAGCAGTCAGAATTTCTCCTTGATAAATGTAACTGGTGAGCTGAATCATGAATCATCAATTCCCGATCTGAAAACCCTTCAGAACGCAGTCGATAAAAATCCGGTAATAATGGCTTATGTAATCGAGCAGAAGAAACTCGAAGTGGAACGCAGACAGCTTAGTGCGGATGCTTCACCGGACCTGAATCTTTCAATGGGTTATCTCCGCAATAATGAGGCTAATTCCAATTCACCTACTTTTGGATTGTCAATGTCTGTTCCTCTTTTTAACAGGAATACTGCTGCTCAGAAACAGGCAGAACTCAGGCAGAAGGCTTCCGGAGAGCAGAGGGAAAATGCTTACCGTCTGCTGATGGCAGATATCGAGGGGATCCACAGTCAATTGGAAGCGATCGATCTCAAACTGAATTCTCTTCAGTCCAGTATTGTACCGAAAGCCCGGAAAGTGTATGAAACCCTTCAGGAGTATTACTCTGCCGGAAGCGCATCGTTTCTTGACATTGCAGAAGCGCAGGCTGAAATGCTGCGCCTCAGACTGGAGCTTTTAGATATCCTGCAGGAACGTGCTGAGAAATTGACCGATCTGATGCAGATGACATCTATAAACTTACAAATCGTCAAATAGGAGAAAACCATGAGATTGTTTTTAGCAGCATTTGTTTTTCTGTCGATGATAGTGTGGACAGGATGCGGCAATTCGACAAAGGATCATCATGATCATGAGCACAATGAGAAATCAGGCCACGTTCATGCAGATCACGATGAGCATGCAGACCATGAGGATCATCATTCTGATCATGACTATAGCGGTCATCATGCTGAAGAGGAGGGTGAGCACGGGCATGATGATGGTGAAATAGTGGTGACACCAGAAGACATGAAGCTTTCAGAGATTACCACTGCCAGAGTTGAAACCGGCAGAATAAGTACATCTCTCGATCTTTCAGGAGAAATCGGGTTCAATGAGGATCGTGTGGTACACATAACACCCAGATTCGCGGGTATAGTCAAAGAGGTCCGGTATGGAATCGGTGAATATGTGAAGTCTGGTGAAGCTGTTGCCCTGATCGAGAGCAATGAGAGCATGAACACCTATTCTCTCAAAGCACCGATATCGGGACGGATTATTGAAAAGCATGCAGCCGCGGGAGAGTATGTCTCTGAGGAGGAGAGTCTTTATCTTCTTGCTGATCTGTCAACTGTATGGGTAAATCTGGCGGTATACCCCAAAGATGCCGATAAGGTGAAAAAGGGACAGAGGACAAAAATATCAGCGGTAGGTTCAGAAATAAGCACTGATGGCATTATCAGCTATGTCACTCCAATCATGGATGCAAGGACGAGAAAGATCACGGCAAGAGTAGTACTCTCCAACAGTAATAATGCCTGGCGCCCTGGCACATTTGTCAATGCTAATGTAGAGACAGGTGAAGGAGAGCCTGGGCTTGTCGTGGACAGAAATGCAGTTCAGATCCTTGATAATGAGAGTGTGGTATTTATTCAACACGAGCCTGGAAGGTTCAATGTTGTTCCGGTGAAGACAGGAGATAAAGATTCCCGTAAAGTGATGATATTATCCGGTCTTGAAGAGGGTATGGAATATGTAAATAATGGTGCATTCGAGCTTAAGGCAAAGATTGTCACAAGTTCATTCGATGCGCATGCTGGACACGGACATTGAGGGGATAGGAACAAACATGAAAAAAATATTACAAATCTGCCTGAAGAACAGATTGCTGATTGTTCTGGCAATGATTGGTATTATCACTGCGGGTGTTGTGCAGTATAAAAGACTGCCCACTGATGCTTTCCCTGATATCTCACCTGTCATGGTTCCGGTTTTTGCCGAGGCTCATGGAATGGCCCCTGAGGAGATCGAACGTCTGATTACATTCCCGATAGAATCGGCAATGAATGGCCTCCCCGGTGTGCGTCAGG contains these protein-coding regions:
- a CDS encoding TolC family protein yields the protein MIRWFLMAIMCWTISQADASPDTKDSLSFAEAREIILSGNAGLRSAKTEIDAAKAGVHQAGTFPNPDIEVSLEKFGADEIEASVGQTFELGGKRKHRTEAAQIEVDVLVNAGEIARLELEAEIIRRFIPIATTTHKMDVLDSIIKITESTRDQIQRRVEAGGARTTDLVRIEIDIEQLQLERKELLLENKQARMKFAALGSSQNFSLINVTGELNHESSIPDLKTLQNAVDKNPVIMAYVIEQKKLEVERRQLSADASPDLNLSMGYLRNNEANSNSPTFGLSMSVPLFNRNTAAQKQAELRQKASGEQRENAYRLLMADIEGIHSQLEAIDLKLNSLQSSIVPKARKVYETLQEYYSAGSASFLDIAEAQAEMLRLRLELLDILQERAEKLTDLMQMTSINLQIVK
- a CDS encoding DUF296 domain-containing protein, which translates into the protein MQYSSGSTGRTFVLRFEENDTIYKEIENLCEKESVEAGVIWIIGGVKNGGVVVGPGNDSERPLRPQVEQFTEAHEIIGTGTIFRNEENKPVLHMHAGAGRGKHQVIGCPRKGLECWLVTEAVLLEIKGALAGRVKDESGAELLKVLKK
- a CDS encoding ferritin family protein, translating into MAKVFNAGEIFEIGIQIEKNGHDFYAAAAAGTEDESMKKLFTELADWEGQHIKLFQELRDKLPEGAKQEIEFDLDNVVYLYLKSLADSMVFNSKSAGIEGLLTTDDILNKAIEMEKESIVVYSSMKEVVPASMGKAQIDRLISEEVGHVGHLIRRKSK
- a CDS encoding HlyD family efflux transporter periplasmic adaptor subunit codes for the protein MRLFLAAFVFLSMIVWTGCGNSTKDHHDHEHNEKSGHVHADHDEHADHEDHHSDHDYSGHHAEEEGEHGHDDGEIVVTPEDMKLSEITTARVETGRISTSLDLSGEIGFNEDRVVHITPRFAGIVKEVRYGIGEYVKSGEAVALIESNESMNTYSLKAPISGRIIEKHAAAGEYVSEEESLYLLADLSTVWVNLAVYPKDADKVKKGQRTKISAVGSEISTDGIISYVTPIMDARTRKITARVVLSNSNNAWRPGTFVNANVETGEGEPGLVVDRNAVQILDNESVVFIQHEPGRFNVVPVKTGDKDSRKVMILSGLEEGMEYVNNGAFELKAKIVTSSFDAHAGHGH